The window TGCACCGGCACGGCCATCGGTTCCGCAGTGAGTCGCGCTTCTCGACATTCGTCTACCGCGTTGCGGTAAACGCGGCGCTGAATCGCAAGCGCAGCCAGACTCGCCGCCGCGCGCGCACCGAGGAGTTCGCGCAGGGTCAGCAGATCGGGCAGGCGCTGCCTTTCACGCCGCGTGGCCCCGAGGATGCGATCGGCGGCGGCGAGGTGCAGCAGCGCGTGCAACGCTGTCTCGCCGCGCTGCCCGAAGCGCTCCGCGCGCCGGTCGTGCTCTACGACATCGAGGGCTTGAGCTACGGCGAGATCGCCGAAATCCTCCAGATCGCGGAGGGCACGGTGAAGTCACGCATCCATCGCGCGCGTCATGCGCTGCGGCGCGAGCTCGCCGACCTCGCGCGCGAAGTCGGGGCCGCGGAATGATGCACTGGCGCGCGCGGCGGCGGCTCTCCGAGTACCTCGATGGCTCGCTGTCCGAACGCGCGCAGCGCGCCGTCGCGATTCACCTCGACGCGTGCGCGCAGTGCCGCCGCGAGCTCGCCGAGCTGCGCGCGACCGTGCAGTTGTTGCGGTCGTTGCCAGAGCTCGAAGAGCCCGCATTTCTCGCGACGCGAATCGAGGCGCGCATCGAAGCGG of the Deltaproteobacteria bacterium genome contains:
- a CDS encoding sigma-70 family RNA polymerase sigma factor, which gives rise to MTEPILPRTGATAAPAAADAQAIDPDLSLVARWRAGDVVAFSELVRRHQRKVFGMLARMLGDRDDAADATQETFLNLHRHGHRFRSESRFSTFVYRVAVNAALNRKRSQTRRRARTEEFAQGQQIGQALPFTPRGPEDAIGGGEVQQRVQRCLAALPEALRAPVVLYDIEGLSYGEIAEILQIAEGTVKSRIHRARHALRRELADLAREVGAAE